In a single window of the Sphingosinicella microcystinivorans genome:
- the ectA gene encoding diaminobutyrate acetyltransferase, which translates to MAAATPPRASARSSRSKGQDFRLRKPAATDGPAVTALIAACPPLDANSAYCNLLQCTDFADFCIVAERDGQLMGWVSGYRPPSAPDDFFVWQVAVAEAARGQGLAGRMIEALLARAENAGVAHLITTVTDDNRASWALFEGLARKWRVSLHKSARFERDAHFAGAHATEWQARIGPLPTGGTSSEENG; encoded by the coding sequence ATGGCGGCTGCCACGCCGCCACGAGCTTCTGCACGCTCCAGTCGGAGCAAGGGGCAGGACTTTAGACTTCGCAAGCCGGCCGCAACTGATGGGCCGGCTGTCACCGCACTGATCGCGGCTTGCCCGCCGCTCGATGCGAATTCGGCCTATTGCAACCTCCTGCAATGCACCGACTTCGCCGACTTCTGCATTGTCGCGGAACGGGACGGCCAATTGATGGGCTGGGTATCGGGCTACCGTCCACCATCCGCGCCCGACGATTTCTTCGTCTGGCAAGTCGCGGTCGCGGAGGCGGCGCGTGGTCAGGGCCTTGCCGGCCGCATGATCGAAGCGCTGCTGGCCCGGGCAGAGAACGCGGGCGTCGCGCACCTCATCACCACCGTCACTGACGATAACCGGGCATCCTGGGCGCTGTTCGAGGGCCTCGCGCGCAAATGGCGGGTTTCCCTGCACAAAAGCGCGCGCTTCGAACGCGATGCGCACTTTGCCGGCGCCCACGCCACCGAGTGGCAGGCGCGCATCGGCCCGTTGCCCACGGGCGGCACATCCTCCGAGGAGAATGGATGA
- a CDS encoding MarR family winged helix-turn-helix transcriptional regulator: MDFEIASRTLRALRRALRAIEIGRRQLATATGLTPSQLLVLREIDMRGSATPGAIAQALQFSQATITAIVDRLESLDFLQRQRSERDKRQYHLSILPAGKTALADAPDPLQMIFTDRFVALPPWEQAMILAAVERLATLLDAQNIDAAPLLDSGLIDRSTPV, translated from the coding sequence ATGGATTTCGAGATCGCCTCCCGGACCCTGCGCGCGCTGCGCCGCGCATTACGGGCGATCGAAATCGGTCGCCGCCAACTGGCGACCGCGACCGGGCTGACGCCCTCGCAACTGCTGGTCTTACGCGAGATCGATATGCGCGGGTCAGCAACTCCCGGCGCGATCGCCCAGGCATTGCAATTTAGTCAGGCGACAATCACCGCTATCGTTGATCGTCTCGAATCGCTGGACTTCCTCCAACGACAGCGCAGCGAGAGAGATAAGCGCCAGTACCATCTGAGCATCCTGCCAGCCGGTAAAACAGCACTGGCCGATGCGCCGGATCCGCTGCAGATGATTTTCACGGACCGTTTCGTCGCGCTGCCGCCATGGGAGCAGGCCATGATCCTGGCGGCGGTCGAGCGCCTCGCCACGCTGTTAGATGCACAGAACATCGACGCCGCGCCTTTGCTCGATAGCGGACTAATCGATCGCTCTACTCCCGTCTGA
- a CDS encoding aspartate kinase: MKGAHSVEKIGGTSMAATATLFDNVLIAGRKGADLYNRIFVVSAYAGMTDLLLEHKKSGKPGVYARFVADDGANGWRDAMSDVRRAMHVRNAEMFARGESLKNADTFVNMRIDAVSACLDDLARLRSHGRFCLKEQLVTVRELLAGLGEAHSAHSTALLLRDRGVNGRFVDLTLWDQQDMHDLDECIVEALKPIDLATTLPIITGYAECAEGMVRRYARGYSEMTFSRIAVLTGAREAIIHKEFHLSSADPKLVGADKARKIGRTNYDVADQLANLGMEAIHPGAGRGLRQTDIPLRVRNTFDREDEGTLICGDYVSDTPRVEIVTGIRHAQALQFFEQDMVGVKGYDAAILEALTRHGAWIVSKSSNANTITHYLSTDAATISQVIDDLQKRYPDASISAHPVAMVSVIGSDISRLALVSDALAALAQAGIDIVAMQHQIRNVDVQFIVDVDKFESAIRALHRALVETDGGKVETQRAA; the protein is encoded by the coding sequence ATGAAGGGAGCGCACAGCGTCGAGAAGATCGGCGGCACGTCCATGGCGGCTACGGCCACACTGTTCGACAATGTGCTGATTGCCGGCCGCAAAGGGGCTGATCTCTACAATCGCATTTTCGTCGTATCGGCCTATGCCGGGATGACGGATCTGCTGCTTGAGCACAAGAAGAGCGGCAAGCCGGGCGTCTATGCGCGCTTTGTCGCCGATGACGGCGCCAACGGTTGGCGCGACGCCATGTCGGATGTGCGCCGGGCCATGCATGTACGCAATGCGGAGATGTTCGCTCGGGGCGAGAGCCTCAAAAACGCCGATACCTTTGTCAACATGCGGATCGATGCCGTCTCCGCTTGCCTTGACGATCTGGCGCGGCTGCGCAGTCACGGCCGCTTCTGCCTCAAGGAGCAACTAGTGACGGTGCGCGAACTGCTTGCCGGATTGGGCGAAGCCCATAGCGCACACAGCACCGCGCTGCTGCTTCGCGATCGCGGCGTCAATGGGCGGTTCGTCGACCTGACGCTTTGGGATCAGCAGGACATGCACGATCTGGACGAATGCATCGTTGAGGCGCTGAAGCCCATCGATCTTGCCACCACGTTGCCCATCATTACGGGCTATGCCGAATGCGCCGAAGGCATGGTGCGCCGCTATGCACGAGGTTATTCGGAAATGACCTTTTCGCGCATCGCCGTGCTGACGGGCGCTCGGGAAGCCATCATTCACAAGGAATTTCATCTGTCGAGCGCAGACCCCAAATTGGTCGGCGCCGACAAGGCCCGCAAGATCGGCAGAACCAATTACGACGTGGCCGATCAGCTCGCGAATCTCGGCATGGAGGCGATCCATCCCGGCGCCGGGCGCGGACTGCGCCAAACGGATATTCCGCTGCGCGTGCGCAACACGTTCGACCGGGAGGATGAAGGCACGCTGATCTGCGGCGACTATGTTTCCGACACGCCTCGCGTCGAGATCGTGACGGGCATTCGCCATGCCCAGGCCCTCCAGTTCTTCGAGCAGGATATGGTCGGCGTGAAGGGCTACGACGCCGCCATATTGGAGGCGCTTACCCGGCACGGAGCGTGGATCGTCAGCAAATCGTCGAACGCCAATACGATCACCCATTATCTGTCGACCGACGCGGCGACGATTTCCCAGGTGATCGACGATTTGCAGAAGCGCTATCCCGATGCGTCGATCTCCGCGCATCCGGTGGCCATGGTGTCGGTGATCGGCAGCGACATATCGCGCCTGGCATTGGTGTCCGACGCACTTGCCGCCTTGGCACAAGCCGGAATCGATATCGTCGCGATGCAGCATCAGATCCGCAATGTCGACGTTCAGTTCATCGTCGACGTCGACAAGTTCGAGAGTGCGATCAGGGCGCTGCATCGCGCGCTCGTCGAGACGGACGGGGGCAAAGTCGAAACCCAGCGCGCGGCCTAG
- a CDS encoding HsdM family class I SAM-dependent methyltransferase — protein MTALARIEAGLRAIGYRSESLIHDYSFADVLSEAGEEQCVALAAFTQVPESYRSAAFGVITGAHDADAVLRRRALGAPILFSIGPEDVGVWRVGAEGKPRLSERVPLDQLEALFQRNANNWNPHAVHRAKSLGQTQAAYQLDFVDLGLMPAIEHEIEVKLDRLLGEVITQLLTGIDDPQREEAVFRTTFRLLAAKILIDRQHPDATSWIDAPVRDVLAGIETYYHLDHMLRPAVDTLPLAAVETAWTTLRGAITFRNISSDSLAFVYENTLVTADTRKRFGTHATPRQVAEYVVGQLDLGRFDLEGITIYEPFAGAGMFLVAALRHLRDQLPDTLTGEERHAFLVKRISGAELDSFACEVATLSLILADYPNANGWKIAPKDLFEKDTLATDATGKRIVLCNPPWEDFDSDERQRYPEMAAKSFSKPMAVLRTLIEAKPQALGFVLPQGFLRQKQYGELRQLLADTYDRIELTSLPDRIFQRAGLEAAVIIATGQRDADGKSLPSQLRSLEVTDRGRPDFLMTGKVTTERRRTKLVSSGDLWIGALDEVWEYLADYPVLGGQAEVHRGLQWISQSAGWSAVPREGFARGVFKPADSLLQFGITTTGFVDMREESAYRLGPLTRAWDKPKILVNVARRSRGPWRLDGALDTSGLVPSQAFFGIWPTTSDLPVEAIEALINSPLASAFVLERASNQHLTNVVMKQLPLPKRGALGDVVAAVWRYREALGAAAAYALRTPEIDERLEALLIDIDAQLLKAFDLPPRLERRLLEAFRGHEAERRVAHPFKGWFPENFTAYLPLHEYIGPLLRENTGAWALDVFTPAPEHEIERLRLYVQ, from the coding sequence GTGACCGCGCTCGCCAGAATCGAAGCTGGCCTACGTGCGATCGGCTATCGGTCGGAATCGCTGATCCACGACTATAGCTTCGCTGACGTGCTGTCGGAGGCGGGAGAGGAACAATGTGTCGCGCTTGCAGCGTTCACGCAAGTTCCCGAATCCTATCGCTCGGCCGCCTTCGGCGTGATCACCGGCGCGCACGACGCGGACGCCGTGCTGCGCCGCCGGGCGCTTGGTGCGCCGATCCTGTTCTCGATCGGCCCTGAAGATGTTGGGGTCTGGCGGGTTGGCGCGGAAGGCAAGCCACGTCTGAGCGAACGGGTCCCGCTCGACCAGCTCGAAGCGCTGTTCCAGCGTAATGCCAATAATTGGAACCCGCACGCCGTCCACCGCGCCAAGTCGCTCGGCCAGACCCAGGCAGCCTATCAGCTGGACTTCGTCGATCTGGGACTGATGCCAGCGATTGAGCATGAGATCGAAGTGAAGCTCGATCGGCTTCTCGGCGAGGTCATTACCCAACTGCTGACCGGGATTGACGATCCGCAACGCGAAGAAGCGGTTTTCCGCACGACCTTCCGGCTCCTTGCTGCCAAGATTTTGATTGATCGCCAGCATCCTGACGCGACATCATGGATCGACGCGCCTGTGCGCGATGTGCTCGCCGGTATCGAGACCTATTATCATCTCGATCACATGCTGCGGCCTGCGGTCGATACCCTTCCGTTGGCGGCCGTGGAGACTGCATGGACGACGCTTCGTGGCGCCATCACCTTCCGCAACATTTCGTCGGACAGCTTGGCGTTCGTTTATGAAAACACGTTGGTGACGGCAGACACGCGTAAGCGCTTCGGCACGCACGCTACCCCCAGGCAAGTCGCCGAATATGTCGTTGGCCAACTCGATCTGGGCCGCTTCGATCTTGAGGGCATCACGATCTACGAGCCCTTCGCCGGCGCGGGCATGTTCCTCGTCGCGGCGCTGCGGCATCTGCGCGATCAGCTTCCCGATACGCTGACCGGCGAGGAACGGCACGCTTTTCTCGTCAAGCGGATCAGCGGTGCGGAACTCGACAGCTTCGCCTGCGAAGTCGCGACGCTATCGCTGATCCTGGCTGATTATCCCAACGCGAATGGCTGGAAGATCGCACCCAAGGACCTGTTCGAGAAAGATACGCTCGCGACAGATGCCACTGGCAAGCGCATCGTCCTGTGCAACCCACCCTGGGAGGACTTCGACAGCGACGAGCGGCAGCGCTATCCCGAGATGGCGGCAAAGTCCTTCTCGAAGCCGATGGCGGTGCTACGGACGCTCATCGAAGCCAAGCCCCAAGCGCTGGGTTTCGTTTTGCCGCAAGGCTTTCTCCGCCAGAAGCAATATGGTGAACTGCGCCAACTGCTCGCTGACACATATGACCGGATCGAGCTGACATCGCTTCCTGACCGCATCTTTCAGCGTGCCGGGCTGGAGGCGGCCGTGATTATCGCGACCGGCCAGCGCGACGCTGATGGGAAGAGTCTTCCGAGCCAGCTGCGCTCCCTCGAAGTCACCGACCGAGGCCGTCCGGATTTTCTCATGACGGGTAAGGTCACCACCGAGCGCCGCCGCACCAAGCTGGTATCTTCGGGTGACCTTTGGATTGGTGCGCTCGATGAGGTCTGGGAATATCTAGCGGACTATCCCGTGCTTGGTGGCCAGGCCGAAGTTCATCGCGGCCTTCAGTGGATCAGCCAATCCGCCGGCTGGAGCGCAGTCCCTCGGGAGGGCTTTGCCAGAGGTGTTTTCAAGCCCGCGGACTCGCTTCTTCAATTTGGTATCACCACGACCGGTTTCGTCGATATGCGCGAAGAATCCGCGTATCGGCTCGGTCCACTCACGCGCGCCTGGGACAAACCCAAAATACTGGTTAATGTGGCGCGCCGGTCGCGCGGCCCCTGGCGGCTGGACGGGGCGCTCGACACGAGCGGGCTTGTGCCGTCGCAGGCGTTTTTTGGCATCTGGCCAACCACGTCGGACTTGCCCGTGGAAGCGATCGAAGCGCTGATCAACAGCCCGCTGGCGAGCGCCTTCGTCCTCGAGCGGGCCTCGAACCAGCATCTCACCAACGTAGTCATGAAGCAGTTGCCGTTGCCAAAGCGAGGCGCGCTTGGCGATGTGGTCGCCGCGGTGTGGCGCTACCGCGAGGCGCTTGGTGCGGCCGCAGCCTATGCGCTGCGCACGCCTGAGATCGACGAGCGGCTGGAAGCCTTACTGATCGATATCGATGCGCAGCTCTTGAAGGCCTTCGATCTGCCTCCTCGTCTGGAACGGCGATTGCTCGAGGCGTTTCGCGGGCACGAAGCTGAGCGACGTGTCGCACATCCCTTCAAGGGCTGGTTCCCCGAAAACTTTACCGCCTACCTCCCGCTGCACGAATATATCGGCCCACTGCTACGCGAAAACACCGGCGCCTGGGCGCTCGACGTCTTCACGCCGGCGCCTGAGCACGAGATTGAGCGGCTCAGGCTTTACGTCCAGTAG
- a CDS encoding sulfite exporter TauE/SafE family protein, translating to MTLEPVQYLLGAGSGSLVGFTLGLVGGGGSILAVPLMVYLVGVASPHVAIGTSALAVAANAGANLVPHARQRTIKWRCAGMFAAAGVAGAYAGSTLGKAFDGQKLLFLFALLMVLVGALMLKSRGDPGNPDVQCRRENAPKVIGYGSATGLFSGFFGIGGGFLIVPGLMASTGMPMRNAVGSSLVAVTAFGLTAALNYAFSGLVDWALAAVFIGGGIIGGIAGAALSHRLSAHKGALNTIFALLIFAVAAYMLWQSAAAIWN from the coding sequence ATGACACTCGAACCTGTCCAATATCTGCTCGGAGCCGGATCGGGTTCGCTCGTCGGCTTCACGCTCGGCCTCGTGGGGGGCGGCGGGTCGATCCTCGCCGTCCCGCTCATGGTCTATCTGGTGGGCGTCGCATCGCCCCATGTGGCGATCGGCACCAGCGCGCTTGCCGTGGCCGCCAATGCCGGCGCCAATCTCGTTCCCCATGCCCGGCAGCGCACGATCAAATGGCGCTGCGCGGGCATGTTCGCCGCCGCCGGGGTTGCGGGGGCCTATGCCGGATCGACGCTCGGCAAGGCGTTCGACGGGCAGAAGCTGCTGTTCCTGTTCGCGCTGCTGATGGTGCTCGTCGGCGCGCTGATGCTCAAAAGCCGCGGCGATCCCGGCAATCCCGATGTCCAGTGCCGCCGCGAGAACGCGCCCAAGGTCATCGGCTACGGCAGCGCGACCGGCCTGTTCTCTGGATTCTTCGGCATCGGCGGCGGCTTTCTGATCGTGCCGGGGCTTATGGCTTCGACAGGGATGCCCATGCGCAACGCCGTCGGATCATCGCTGGTCGCGGTGACGGCTTTTGGTCTGACGGCGGCGCTCAACTACGCCTTTTCCGGGCTGGTCGACTGGGCGCTTGCCGCAGTGTTCATTGGCGGTGGCATCATTGGAGGCATTGCCGGCGCCGCGCTCTCGCACCGGCTGTCTGCGCACAAAGGCGCGCTCAATACGATCTTCGCCCTGCTGATCTTCGCGGTCGCCGCCTATATGCTGTGGCAAAGCGCAGCCGCCATCTGGAATTGA
- a CDS encoding PIN domain-containing protein, with protein MDTYLLDTNLVSVLYDARRPNHIAVRQAVAALPAQAAQLVSVVTVGELRFGLALARAASQPLTHIEACLLSTEAHPLAEVTRHTADAFAIVKSSVALARLDIRRRIPRWVEAWTDRVSGQLLQIDENDLWIAAQALERNYVVVTSDRDFIQVIAPAVPDLRVLLV; from the coding sequence ATGGACACCTATCTGCTCGATACGAACCTTGTGTCCGTGCTCTATGACGCGCGGAGACCCAATCATATCGCCGTCCGCCAGGCAGTCGCCGCCTTACCGGCGCAAGCCGCGCAGCTTGTATCGGTAGTGACGGTCGGCGAGCTCAGGTTCGGGTTGGCGCTCGCGCGCGCCGCAAGCCAGCCACTCACGCATATCGAAGCGTGCCTCCTCAGCACCGAGGCGCATCCGCTGGCCGAAGTCACAAGGCACACGGCAGATGCCTTCGCGATCGTCAAGTCGAGCGTCGCGCTGGCGCGGCTTGACATCAGGCGCCGTATTCCACGCTGGGTCGAGGCCTGGACCGATCGTGTGAGCGGCCAGCTTCTGCAGATCGATGAGAATGATCTCTGGATTGCGGCACAGGCGCTTGAACGAAACTATGTCGTCGTCACGTCCGACCGGGATTTCATTCAAGTGATTGCGCCGGCGGTTCCGGATCTTCGCGTTCTTCTCGTCTGA
- the thpD gene encoding ectoine hydroxylase — translation MKDIYPSRHAEVAEFLPRLDPVVHNDWFEGAPLSHEQVTWFDRDGFLVLENIFSDDEIAFLQREAGTLLADPDALEEETVITEPGGREIRSIFKIHAQSRVLARLAADERLAGVARFLLGDEVYIHQSRLNYKPGFQGKEFYWHSDFETWHVEDGMPRMRALSMSILLAENTPHNGPLMLIPESHRTFLTCVGETPEDHYRMSLKRQEYGVPDENSLAELAHKNGIVAPTGKPGTVVIFDCNVMHGSNGNITPFPRANAFLVYNAVSNALAAPFGVEKPRPDFIAARGVPQMVQPVSGSLVEEAPA, via the coding sequence ATGAAAGACATCTACCCGTCCCGTCACGCCGAAGTGGCGGAATTTTTGCCGCGCCTCGATCCCGTGGTCCACAATGACTGGTTCGAGGGCGCACCGCTGAGCCACGAGCAGGTCACCTGGTTCGATCGTGATGGCTTTCTGGTTCTGGAGAACATTTTCTCGGACGACGAAATCGCTTTCCTGCAAAGGGAAGCGGGCACGCTGCTGGCCGATCCCGACGCGCTGGAAGAGGAAACGGTCATCACCGAACCGGGTGGGCGGGAAATCCGCTCTATCTTCAAGATCCATGCCCAGAGCCGCGTTCTCGCGCGCCTGGCCGCCGACGAGCGCCTTGCCGGTGTCGCCCGCTTCCTGTTGGGCGACGAAGTCTACATCCATCAGTCGCGGCTCAACTACAAGCCGGGCTTCCAGGGCAAGGAGTTCTACTGGCACAGCGATTTCGAGACCTGGCATGTCGAGGACGGAATGCCGCGCATGCGCGCGCTTTCGATGTCGATCCTGCTGGCGGAAAATACGCCGCATAACGGCCCGCTGATGCTGATTCCGGAATCGCATCGCACGTTCCTGACGTGCGTGGGAGAGACACCGGAGGACCACTACCGGATGTCGCTGAAACGTCAGGAATATGGCGTTCCAGATGAGAACAGTCTTGCCGAACTGGCGCACAAGAATGGGATCGTCGCACCGACGGGCAAGCCGGGCACGGTGGTCATCTTCGACTGCAATGTCATGCACGGGTCCAACGGCAACATCACTCCGTTCCCGCGCGCGAACGCCTTCCTGGTCTACAACGCCGTCAGTAATGCGTTGGCCGCGCCCTTTGGCGTCGAAAAGCCGCGCCCCGATTTCATTGCCGCGCGCGGCGTGCCGCAGATGGTCCAGCCGGTCTCCGGCTCGCTGGTGGAGGAGGCGCCGGCATGA
- a CDS encoding ectoine synthase has protein sequence MIVRKLQDIRKSDRNVKSNGWESARLLLKDDGMGFSFHVTTMFAGEELHMHYQNHLEAVLVLKGNGTIEDLGAGVTHELAPGVMYALNAHDKHIVRPETDILCACVFNPPVTGREVHDENGAYPAEAALTD, from the coding sequence ATGATCGTCCGCAAACTCCAGGACATTCGTAAATCCGACCGCAACGTGAAGTCGAATGGCTGGGAAAGCGCGCGCCTGCTGCTGAAGGATGACGGCATGGGCTTCTCGTTCCACGTCACCACGATGTTCGCGGGCGAGGAACTGCACATGCATTACCAGAATCACCTGGAGGCGGTTCTGGTGCTCAAGGGAAACGGCACGATCGAGGATCTGGGTGCGGGCGTAACGCATGAGCTCGCGCCGGGCGTGATGTATGCGCTCAATGCACATGACAAGCATATCGTGCGCCCGGAAACCGACATCTTGTGCGCCTGCGTGTTCAATCCACCGGTCACGGGCCGCGAGGTGCATGACGAGAACGGCGCCTATCCCGCCGAAGCCGCACTTACCGACTGA
- the ectB gene encoding diaminobutyrate--2-oxoglutarate transaminase, protein MTITLPKPTSAIPDTRIYERRESAVRSYARAMPRQFTTAEGVWMHDNQGGRYLDFLSGCSTLNYGHNHPVLKTALLDYIAADGIAHGLDLHTDAKADFLDALEMLILKPRGLDYRAMFTGPTGTNAVEAAIKLARKVMGRELVIAFTNGFHGMTLGALACTGNASKRAGAGVPLSHVAHEPYDGYHGPEVDTADLLERRLSDPSSGLDAPAAILVETVQGEGGLNTASSEWLRKIAEIARRHGALMIVDDIQAGCGRTGGFFSFEGMGFTPDIVTLAKSLSGMGLPFALTLFRPELDQWSPGEHNGTFRGNNHAFVTATAALRHFWSDDAFQQDIARRGALLERRLEAMAAEHGLSVCGRGMMRGINVGTGEVAAAITTACFARGLIIETSGAHDEIVKVLAPLVIDDATLSAGLDILEESIRAVLAAPYGVAAE, encoded by the coding sequence ATGACCATCACCCTTCCCAAGCCGACATCGGCCATTCCTGACACGCGGATCTATGAGCGACGGGAATCCGCCGTGCGCAGCTATGCGCGGGCCATGCCGCGCCAGTTCACGACGGCCGAAGGCGTGTGGATGCACGATAATCAGGGCGGCCGCTATCTGGACTTCCTGTCGGGCTGCTCGACGCTGAACTACGGCCACAACCATCCCGTGCTGAAGACCGCGCTGCTGGACTATATCGCCGCGGACGGCATCGCGCACGGCCTTGACCTGCACACCGACGCCAAGGCCGATTTTCTCGACGCGCTGGAAATGCTCATCCTGAAGCCGCGCGGGCTGGACTACCGCGCGATGTTCACAGGGCCAACCGGGACCAATGCGGTGGAAGCGGCAATCAAGCTGGCCCGCAAGGTGATGGGGCGGGAACTGGTGATTGCTTTCACCAACGGGTTCCACGGAATGACGCTGGGAGCTCTGGCCTGCACCGGGAATGCGTCCAAGCGGGCTGGTGCGGGCGTGCCACTCAGCCATGTCGCTCACGAGCCCTACGACGGCTATCATGGGCCGGAGGTCGATACAGCCGATCTGCTGGAACGCCGCTTGTCGGACCCGTCAAGCGGTCTCGATGCACCTGCTGCCATCCTGGTCGAAACGGTGCAGGGCGAAGGCGGCCTCAACACCGCGTCGTCCGAATGGTTGCGCAAGATCGCGGAGATCGCGAGGCGTCACGGCGCCCTGATGATCGTGGACGACATCCAGGCGGGCTGCGGCCGTACCGGTGGTTTCTTCAGCTTCGAGGGAATGGGCTTCACACCCGATATCGTCACTTTGGCGAAATCGCTGTCCGGGATGGGCCTGCCCTTCGCGCTGACGCTGTTCCGCCCGGAACTCGACCAATGGTCGCCCGGCGAACACAACGGTACGTTTCGGGGTAACAACCATGCCTTCGTGACCGCGACCGCCGCGCTGCGCCATTTCTGGAGCGACGACGCCTTCCAGCAGGATATCGCCCGGCGCGGCGCGCTGCTCGAACGGCGTCTGGAAGCCATGGCGGCGGAGCATGGCCTGTCGGTCTGTGGCCGGGGCATGATGCGCGGGATCAACGTGGGGACGGGCGAAGTCGCCGCCGCCATCACCACCGCCTGCTTCGCGCGGGGCCTTATCATCGAGACCAGCGGCGCCCATGACGAAATCGTCAAGGTGCTTGCCCCGCTCGTCATCGACGACGCAACTCTCTCTGCTGGCCTCGACATTCTTGAGGAAAGCATCCGCGCGGTGCTGGCGGCCCCTTATGGCGTGGCCGCGGAATAA
- a CDS encoding class I SAM-dependent methyltransferase encodes MADAGDRMEGLAAHDWASEAGKRWLAQLDRFESMIEPIGKALLDQAAYSASETVVDVGCGGGWTTRQIAGAVGNTGFVLGLDISPDLVGTAQERARRAGLANIRFERGDAATAMPKEAPFDRLFSRFGSMFFPEPYPAFANLRRMLRDGGRLDISVWAPIAENPWQREVMAVIKRHIDLPAPLPRAPGPFALGEQDYVIDLLQSAGFSDIKFDAWTGDQRVGGPGSNSESAASFVLDGMQIGDLVRASGSEVHEAIYLSLVQLFDRNRDDDGVCMGAKAWLVSARS; translated from the coding sequence ATGGCTGACGCTGGCGATAGAATGGAAGGGCTGGCCGCGCATGATTGGGCGAGCGAAGCGGGCAAGCGCTGGCTTGCCCAGCTCGACCGTTTCGAGAGCATGATCGAGCCGATCGGCAAGGCCTTGCTGGACCAGGCCGCCTACAGCGCCAGCGAAACGGTAGTCGATGTCGGGTGCGGCGGCGGCTGGACGACACGTCAGATCGCTGGGGCGGTCGGGAATACCGGATTTGTGCTTGGCCTGGACATCTCGCCCGATCTGGTGGGGACTGCTCAGGAACGGGCACGACGCGCGGGTCTTGCCAATATCCGCTTCGAGCGAGGCGATGCCGCCACCGCGATGCCGAAGGAAGCCCCGTTCGATCGTCTGTTCTCGCGCTTTGGCTCGATGTTTTTCCCTGAGCCTTATCCCGCTTTTGCCAATCTGCGCCGGATGCTGCGCGACGGCGGGCGGCTCGACATCTCGGTCTGGGCGCCCATCGCCGAAAACCCCTGGCAGCGCGAAGTTATGGCGGTGATCAAGCGGCACATCGACTTGCCAGCGCCTCTACCCCGTGCACCGGGTCCGTTTGCGCTGGGCGAGCAAGACTATGTGATCGACCTTCTGCAAAGCGCGGGCTTCTCGGACATCAAGTTCGATGCCTGGACCGGCGATCAGCGCGTGGGCGGCCCCGGCAGCAATTCCGAGAGCGCTGCGAGCTTCGTGCTCGACGGAATGCAGATCGGCGATCTCGTTCGAGCCAGCGGGTCAGAAGTGCATGAGGCTATATATTTGAGCCTTGTCCAGCTGTTCGACCGCAATCGCGATGATGATGGTGTATGTATGGGCGCGAAGGCCTGGCTGGTGAGCGCCCGTTCCTGA